Proteins from a genomic interval of Cognatishimia sp. WU-CL00825:
- a CDS encoding thiamine pyrophosphate-binding protein: MDGTQVDGKTVAEHIVDFLERREVKHVFGLCGHTNISVLAALAESPIEFVTVRHEQIASHAADAYARVTGKASVVLSHLSPGLTNCATGVANAALDCIPMVVIAGDIPTHYYGKHPHQEVNLHADAQQYEIYRPFVKRAWRVDRADLMAEILEKAFHLAESGQPGPVLVNVPMDIFSEVIPSDSFDRILDNTRALVKPSIDDETARQIVERLAKAEKPVAYVGGGILLAQASEELREFVDHMGLPVAHSLMGKGALRDDHPLVMGMTGFWGTELVNQSCLNADYIFAVGTRFKEADCSSWYPGYTFNIPGSKVIHIDIEPQEIGRNYPTEIGVVADAKAALRVLTRVAKEMYPDGFPRTQKREEIAAFRIAFKASNVEMQTSAAFPLMPERILADTRNALPDDAIITTDVGWNKNGVGQQFDILTPGSVLTPGGFATMGFGPPGALGAKLAAPERVVISLVGDGGFGQNPAALATAVELDLGIIWLVMNNNAFGTIAGLQKAHYGLTYGTTFPGSAAEPTNGPDYAAIAQAYGAVGRNITSAEELLPALQEAIASGKPTVLNVPMINNPTPTTGHWNILDIYSPDKDVSHVAT, from the coding sequence ATGGACGGCACACAAGTAGACGGCAAAACAGTTGCCGAACATATCGTCGACTTTCTGGAGCGGCGCGAAGTCAAACACGTCTTTGGTCTTTGCGGTCACACTAACATCTCTGTGCTCGCGGCCCTCGCCGAAAGCCCGATTGAATTTGTGACAGTGCGTCACGAACAAATCGCCAGCCACGCGGCGGACGCCTATGCGCGCGTGACCGGTAAGGCCTCGGTGGTGCTGTCACACCTGTCTCCTGGGTTGACCAACTGCGCCACCGGGGTCGCCAATGCGGCGCTGGACTGTATCCCGATGGTTGTGATCGCGGGCGACATTCCAACACATTACTACGGCAAACATCCGCACCAAGAGGTGAACCTGCACGCGGATGCGCAGCAATATGAAATCTATCGTCCCTTCGTGAAGCGTGCGTGGCGCGTGGATCGAGCGGACCTGATGGCTGAGATCCTGGAAAAAGCCTTCCATCTGGCCGAAAGCGGTCAGCCGGGTCCTGTATTGGTCAACGTGCCAATGGACATTTTCTCTGAAGTGATCCCATCTGACAGCTTTGACCGTATTCTGGACAACACCCGCGCACTGGTGAAACCGTCGATTGACGACGAAACCGCGCGTCAGATTGTCGAGCGTCTGGCCAAAGCAGAAAAGCCTGTTGCCTACGTTGGTGGCGGCATTCTTCTGGCTCAGGCCAGCGAAGAACTGCGTGAGTTTGTGGATCACATGGGTCTGCCTGTTGCGCACTCCCTGATGGGCAAAGGTGCATTGCGGGACGATCATCCGTTGGTCATGGGCATGACCGGGTTCTGGGGCACGGAATTGGTGAACCAGAGCTGCCTGAATGCCGATTACATTTTTGCCGTGGGCACGCGCTTCAAAGAAGCAGACTGTTCGTCTTGGTATCCGGGCTATACCTTCAACATTCCAGGGTCCAAAGTCATTCACATCGACATCGAACCACAGGAAATCGGCCGCAATTACCCGACCGAAATTGGTGTCGTGGCAGATGCGAAAGCCGCCCTGCGTGTGCTGACGCGGGTTGCCAAGGAAATGTATCCTGATGGCTTCCCTCGCACTCAAAAACGCGAGGAAATTGCTGCCTTCCGGATTGCTTTCAAGGCTTCCAATGTCGAAATGCAGACCTCGGCGGCCTTCCCGTTGATGCCAGAACGCATTCTGGCGGATACGCGCAATGCGCTGCCGGATGACGCCATCATCACAACGGATGTGGGATGGAACAAAAACGGGGTCGGACAGCAGTTTGATATTCTGACACCGGGCTCCGTTCTGACGCCGGGCGGGTTTGCCACGATGGGCTTTGGTCCTCCGGGTGCGCTGGGCGCAAAGCTTGCTGCACCGGAGCGCGTCGTCATCAGCTTGGTTGGGGACGGCGGTTTTGGTCAAAACCCTGCGGCGCTGGCAACGGCTGTGGAGCTTGATCTTGGGATCATCTGGCTTGTGATGAACAACAACGCTTTCGGCACGATCGCCGGCCTGCAAAAAGCGCATTACGGCCTGACCTATGGCACCACATTCCCCGGATCTGCGGCAGAGCCAACCAATGGACCGGACTATGCAGCGATTGCGCAGGCCTATGGCGCGGTGGGTCGCAACATCACTTCTGCTGAAGAGCTGCTTCCGGCGCTGCAAGAGGCAATTGCGAGTGGTAAGCCAACGGTTCTCAATGTCCCGATGATCAACAACCCAACGCCAACGACGGGTCATTGGAACATTCTGGATATCTACTCGCCAGACAAAGACGTCAGCCACGTCGCCACTTAA
- a CDS encoding universal stress protein, translating into MYQNILIPITPDHEALLPEQIEIAQRLKAEGGKISAVSVVEDFPTHVAEYMVVRPDQKEITKRAFEMLDRLFADDPDIGRKVLTGKPGVVVAEYAEKTGADLIVACASRPGSSGYALGSTSSRLTRRATCSVMVVR; encoded by the coding sequence ATGTACCAAAATATCTTGATCCCGATCACACCTGATCACGAAGCGCTCTTGCCTGAGCAGATCGAAATAGCGCAACGATTAAAAGCGGAAGGCGGAAAAATTTCTGCGGTTTCAGTAGTCGAAGACTTCCCAACACATGTTGCAGAGTACATGGTAGTACGCCCGGATCAGAAAGAGATAACCAAGCGCGCGTTCGAAATGCTGGACCGCTTGTTCGCGGATGACCCAGACATCGGTCGAAAGGTCCTCACAGGAAAACCGGGTGTTGTTGTGGCTGAGTACGCGGAGAAAACAGGAGCTGACTTGATCGTGGCCTGTGCAAGCCGCCCGGGAAGTTCCGGCTACGCTCTTGGTTCTACTTCGTCTCGGCTGACGAGGCGTGCTACTTGCTCAGTGATGGTCGTGCGATAG
- a CDS encoding AAA family ATPase translates to MRLSRIEIENFKGIAAKQVIDLAPITLLFGANSAGKSTILQALHYLREVLSRANPDPDQTLAGGLIDLGGFANLIHAHDLNRTMTVKIVIDGVDGFGTDHLPLNGGGSVSAPEFEQLPIRYLLGENTDVKDYAVVQTIGVSVSVAWSELNAQPYVSSISVELDDEDVATISSPPQSGRATLSDINFEHKLFHRIVEHDEPDEQDEGLSKFPLADEVAELSRQMADSDAVPESSYRVAVKTISGALPDLNSTLTSDIRDPDVSKVEFERTSPRVRGLENLLDELVVGPMRVARDYLNETTYIGPLREIPPRGFQPKLSPDEARWAQGLAAWDLLFTDRKGELLKRVNLWLSGKDKLGTNYEILRTERREIPATSRMHHLFARGITEDDLPELQDAYSDLNATNEIVLRDFAQNITVSPIDVGVGISQMIPVVVACLKNGSGVVMVEQPELHIHPAIQVGLGDLFLAAISLDQTSISGTKTLLIETHSEHIMLRLLRRVRETSNDELPPGALGTSVNDIAVIYVENRDQTVEFFRMSVDQDGDFSDRWPRGFFTERAEELF, encoded by the coding sequence ATGCGACTAAGCCGAATTGAGATCGAGAATTTTAAGGGCATCGCCGCAAAACAGGTCATTGATCTGGCTCCAATAACATTGCTCTTTGGGGCAAACTCGGCTGGCAAGAGTACGATTTTACAAGCTCTGCACTATCTCCGTGAAGTCTTGAGTCGAGCCAATCCTGATCCAGACCAAACCCTAGCGGGTGGTTTGATCGATCTCGGCGGCTTCGCGAATTTGATCCATGCGCACGATCTGAACCGAACCATGACCGTAAAAATCGTAATCGATGGTGTGGATGGGTTTGGAACAGACCATTTACCCTTGAACGGTGGTGGCTCGGTGAGCGCACCGGAGTTTGAGCAACTCCCTATTCGCTACTTGCTTGGTGAAAACACAGACGTGAAGGACTACGCGGTGGTTCAAACCATCGGAGTTAGCGTGTCTGTCGCTTGGAGCGAACTGAACGCTCAACCATACGTCTCCTCAATCTCGGTTGAACTTGACGACGAAGATGTGGCGACAATTTCGTCACCGCCTCAATCCGGGCGGGCAACCCTTTCAGACATCAACTTCGAACACAAACTATTCCACCGGATCGTCGAACACGACGAACCTGATGAACAAGACGAAGGGCTATCTAAGTTCCCGCTTGCCGATGAAGTGGCGGAACTGTCACGGCAGATGGCCGACTCCGATGCCGTCCCAGAATCCAGCTATCGCGTTGCAGTAAAGACAATCAGCGGGGCGTTGCCCGATCTAAATTCTACATTGACCAGCGATATACGCGACCCAGACGTGTCGAAGGTTGAGTTTGAGAGGACTTCGCCGAGGGTCCGTGGCCTTGAGAACCTTCTCGACGAACTTGTTGTCGGTCCAATGAGAGTAGCCCGCGACTACTTGAATGAAACAACCTATATCGGTCCACTTCGAGAGATTCCACCGCGCGGCTTTCAGCCGAAGCTTTCACCGGACGAAGCGCGTTGGGCGCAAGGTCTGGCGGCTTGGGACTTGCTGTTCACCGACCGGAAGGGGGAATTGCTGAAGCGAGTAAATCTCTGGCTGAGCGGAAAGGACAAGCTGGGAACCAACTACGAAATCTTGCGCACAGAACGTCGGGAAATTCCAGCCACCAGCCGTATGCACCATTTATTTGCAAGGGGTATCACCGAAGATGATTTGCCAGAACTCCAAGATGCATATTCAGATTTAAACGCGACTAACGAGATCGTTCTGCGGGACTTCGCCCAGAATATCACTGTCTCGCCAATAGATGTTGGGGTTGGTATTTCGCAGATGATACCTGTTGTCGTAGCTTGCTTGAAAAATGGCTCCGGGGTTGTAATGGTTGAGCAACCTGAGTTGCATATTCATCCCGCCATCCAGGTTGGACTTGGCGATCTATTCTTGGCTGCAATCAGTTTGGACCAGACCTCGATCTCTGGCACAAAGACTTTGCTCATAGAAACACACAGTGAGCACATAATGCTGCGGCTACTTCGACGGGTTCGTGAAACTTCAAATGACGAACTCCCACCTGGCGCACTCGGTACATCTGTGAACGACATAGCGGTAATTTACGTCGAAAACCGTGATCAGACTGTCGAATTTTTCAGGATGAGTGTGGATCAGGATGGCGATTTCAGTGACCGCTGGCCGCGAGGGTTTTTCACGGAACGCGCTGAGGAACTGTTCTAA
- a CDS encoding DNA polymerase, translating to MPSVYDRFATIWVLDTEYVAPDGCRPKPVCVVAHELRSGREERAWLGNAPAHPIHPIPCPYDLGEDALFVSFMASAELGVHLAQGWEMPCNVLDLYVEHLRITNGRDRAYGTGLLGALTSYGLGSMSAGVKDACRDLIMAGGPWDADDQMRILDYCAEDVVGTGDLFSAMVALDHIDLDRALVRGRYMAAAARMEWTGIPMDHSGLRNVLDHHDDVRDALIAKVDADYGVYVDGTFNAAAFQWYLMREGIAWPRLPSGKLKLDNDTFKDRALAFPQLRPLHELRRSLSGLRTNRLQIGDDGRNRAALMPFASRTGRNQPSNSRFIFGQSAWWRSFIRSDVGCGLAYLDWDQQEFGIAAALSGDAAMMAAYQSGDPYLAFAKQAGAVPEFGTKDSHPAERDMFKACVLAVQYGMGAESLGGRIGQPAIAAQDLLTLHRRTYHQFWSWSDQMLETALMRGWIETVFGWRCHLPVQPNERSIRNFPMQANGAEMLRLACINATEAGIEVCAPVHDAVLIHGAVDRLEADIDLMKEIMTDAARVVLDGFVITAGVEQVCQYPDRFMDKRGVGLWSYVSEWAA from the coding sequence TTGCCATCAGTCTATGATCGGTTTGCCACGATCTGGGTTTTGGATACTGAATATGTAGCCCCAGATGGGTGTCGTCCTAAACCTGTGTGCGTGGTGGCCCATGAACTTCGCAGCGGGCGCGAAGAGCGGGCGTGGTTGGGGAATGCTCCAGCCCATCCGATCCATCCAATCCCATGTCCGTATGATCTGGGGGAGGATGCGCTGTTTGTGTCGTTCATGGCGTCAGCAGAACTGGGTGTGCATCTGGCGCAGGGCTGGGAGATGCCGTGCAATGTGCTGGACCTTTACGTGGAGCATCTGCGGATCACGAATGGCCGGGATCGGGCGTATGGTACGGGTCTCTTGGGTGCGTTGACCTCTTATGGATTGGGATCGATGTCGGCGGGCGTGAAAGATGCCTGCCGTGATTTGATCATGGCGGGTGGACCGTGGGATGCGGACGATCAGATGCGTATTTTGGACTATTGCGCGGAAGATGTTGTCGGTACTGGTGATCTATTTTCGGCGATGGTTGCGTTGGACCACATCGATCTGGATCGTGCACTGGTGCGTGGTCGGTATATGGCGGCAGCGGCACGGATGGAGTGGACAGGCATCCCGATGGACCATTCTGGTCTGAGGAATGTTCTAGACCATCATGATGATGTGCGGGATGCTCTGATCGCGAAGGTGGATGCGGATTACGGGGTCTATGTGGATGGCACGTTCAATGCCGCTGCCTTCCAATGGTATTTGATGCGGGAAGGGATTGCATGGCCGCGTCTGCCATCTGGCAAACTGAAGCTTGATAATGATACGTTCAAAGACCGTGCATTGGCCTTTCCGCAGTTACGACCCTTGCATGAGTTGCGCCGGAGCTTATCAGGGCTGCGAACGAACCGCCTTCAGATCGGTGACGATGGTCGTAACCGTGCTGCCCTGATGCCCTTTGCGTCCAGAACTGGGCGCAATCAGCCATCGAACAGTCGGTTCATTTTTGGTCAGTCGGCTTGGTGGCGTAGCTTTATCCGCTCTGATGTTGGCTGCGGTCTGGCCTATCTGGATTGGGATCAACAGGAGTTCGGGATCGCGGCGGCCTTGTCCGGGGATGCAGCGATGATGGCGGCGTATCAGTCAGGCGATCCTTATCTGGCATTTGCCAAACAGGCTGGGGCAGTACCTGAATTTGGAACCAAGGACAGCCACCCCGCAGAGCGGGATATGTTCAAAGCCTGTGTGCTGGCCGTGCAATATGGCATGGGTGCTGAATCTCTTGGTGGGCGGATTGGTCAGCCTGCCATTGCGGCACAGGACTTGTTGACGCTGCATCGGCGAACGTATCACCAGTTCTGGTCATGGTCGGATCAGATGTTGGAGACGGCGCTGATGCGGGGATGGATCGAGACGGTATTTGGGTGGCGCTGTCATCTTCCCGTGCAACCGAACGAGAGGTCGATCCGTAATTTCCCGATGCAGGCCAATGGCGCTGAAATGCTGCGTCTAGCTTGTATCAATGCGACGGAAGCTGGGATTGAGGTCTGTGCACCCGTGCATGATGCGGTGCTGATACATGGTGCTGTGGATCGCCTGGAGGCTGACATTGATCTGATGAAAGAGATCATGACGGACGCCGCCCGTGTGGTGCTGGACGGGTTTGTGATTACGGCAGGTGTGGAACAGGTTTGCCAGTATCCAGATAGGTTCATGGACAAACGCGGTGTGGGGTTGTGGTCTTATGTGTCGGAGTGGGCTGCGTAA
- a CDS encoding aldehyde dehydrogenase family protein, which yields MGKELTEEDRQLAADMLARARAAMAEIEDWSQEQLDRLAQAIAWYAGNEKTFTRLAEQGVDESGIGDRNGRPGKRFKIHMVLRDVLRTPSTGVVEVDEAKGLVKYAKPAGVIASLVPMTNPAMTPPVTGVSSANARNAVIFSPHPRTAQTTYEIVEVMRAACRAAGAPEDLFQSIRKPSIPLTQHLMEIADLTLATGGKPMVKAAYSSGKPAYGVGAGNSSIVIDETADLYIAAINTRISKTSDFGSGCSADGNIIIQKSIYEDMVKALEAEGGYLCSEEEKQMLEAAMWDEKGNRTFPTIACRPQQTAKVAGFEIPEDRKFLMVENQGKIGTEHKFSKEKLTTLMALYHFETFDDALDTVSKIYAVGGKGHSCGIYSHNDENIDRLARLAPVSRMMVRQPQSKANAGAWTNGMPMTSSLGCGIWGGNIINENVTMKHMMNYTWVSRPIPEDRPSDEELFGEFFGQEVA from the coding sequence ATGGGCAAAGAGCTCACTGAAGAGGACCGCCAGCTGGCGGCCGACATGCTGGCACGCGCACGCGCAGCTATGGCGGAAATCGAAGACTGGTCGCAGGAACAGCTTGATCGCCTGGCCCAAGCCATCGCTTGGTACGCGGGCAACGAAAAGACATTCACGCGGTTGGCAGAGCAGGGCGTGGATGAAAGCGGCATCGGTGACCGCAATGGCCGCCCGGGAAAGCGGTTCAAAATCCACATGGTGCTGCGCGATGTATTGCGGACCCCGTCCACTGGTGTTGTCGAAGTCGACGAAGCCAAGGGTCTGGTCAAATACGCCAAACCGGCTGGTGTGATCGCCTCTTTGGTTCCCATGACCAACCCTGCGATGACACCCCCTGTCACGGGCGTGTCTTCTGCAAATGCGCGCAACGCTGTGATCTTCTCTCCGCACCCGCGCACCGCGCAAACAACGTATGAAATCGTCGAAGTGATGCGGGCTGCCTGTCGCGCGGCAGGCGCACCAGAAGACCTGTTCCAGTCCATTCGAAAGCCATCTATTCCGCTGACACAGCACCTGATGGAAATTGCCGACCTCACACTGGCCACCGGCGGCAAGCCGATGGTGAAGGCGGCATATTCGTCCGGTAAACCTGCCTATGGTGTGGGCGCGGGTAATTCCTCGATTGTGATCGACGAGACCGCAGATCTCTATATCGCCGCGATAAACACGCGCATTTCCAAGACCTCTGACTTTGGTTCTGGCTGCTCTGCTGATGGCAACATCATCATCCAGAAATCCATCTATGAGGACATGGTCAAGGCGCTGGAAGCTGAAGGCGGTTACCTCTGCTCTGAGGAAGAAAAGCAAATGCTCGAAGCAGCGATGTGGGACGAGAAGGGCAACCGCACCTTCCCAACCATCGCCTGCCGTCCACAGCAAACCGCCAAGGTGGCAGGTTTTGAAATCCCGGAAGATCGCAAGTTCCTGATGGTTGAAAACCAAGGCAAGATTGGCACCGAGCACAAATTCTCCAAAGAAAAGCTGACCACACTGATGGCGCTTTACCACTTTGAGACCTTTGATGACGCGCTGGACACCGTGTCCAAAATCTACGCTGTGGGCGGCAAGGGCCACTCTTGCGGCATCTACAGCCACAATGACGAGAACATTGACCGTCTCGCGCGTCTGGCACCGGTCAGCCGCATGATGGTGCGTCAGCCTCAGTCCAAAGCCAACGCTGGTGCGTGGACCAATGGCATGCCGATGACCAGCTCTCTGGGCTGCGGCATCTGGGGCGGCAACATCATCAATGAAAACGTCACCATGAAACACATGATGAACTACACCTGGGTCAGCCGCCCAATCCCGGAAGACCGCCCTTCGGACGAAGAGCTGTTCGGTGAGTTCTTTGGACAGGAGGTCGCGTGA
- a CDS encoding GIY-YIG nuclease family protein, translating to MMDEAEFKDRQIWVRAFYGFDPEHDGLIGFTLEQNRTTMMEKMRDGDLVLIYGAVDSLTDQDLRRQALGFLEVKLEECRDHERMSPLSIQWRKDRGFQDRWNYGIRVTRAWRVTNRVHIKTIAPESYKGVYRFDRTTRAKLLEPDEQRRALSHHVRQVNVFGEEPIELDDLETGTLEHVLIPSKGIPPSFGERTSTIVDGENHVYLMRFSGGASFLFGRTGYNDGQALVKVGRSNDPTRRLAEINNGFPQRSVERWALENFQKFPNGETAHRVETNIKSAFDAEFTSEGGEFFSGEWASMQNKFQNICISSMPHILGAPAKAKGVK from the coding sequence ATGATGGACGAGGCTGAGTTCAAGGATCGACAAATTTGGGTGCGTGCATTCTATGGCTTTGACCCGGAACATGACGGGCTGATCGGCTTCACGCTCGAACAAAACCGCACCACCATGATGGAAAAAATGCGTGATGGCGATTTGGTTCTCATCTACGGTGCGGTTGATAGTCTGACAGATCAAGACCTCCGGCGGCAGGCCCTTGGGTTCCTAGAGGTAAAGCTAGAGGAATGTCGTGATCACGAGAGAATGAGTCCATTATCCATTCAATGGCGCAAAGACCGAGGTTTCCAAGATCGCTGGAACTACGGCATCAGAGTAACTCGTGCATGGCGGGTCACTAACCGCGTCCATATCAAAACTATTGCGCCCGAGTCTTACAAAGGTGTCTACAGGTTTGACCGCACTACGAGAGCCAAACTGTTGGAGCCTGATGAGCAACGCAGAGCACTCAGCCACCATGTGCGTCAGGTTAACGTTTTTGGTGAAGAACCCATAGAACTGGATGACTTGGAAACCGGAACGTTGGAACACGTTCTGATACCTTCGAAGGGCATTCCACCTTCATTTGGTGAACGAACATCAACCATAGTCGATGGTGAAAACCACGTATATTTGATGAGGTTCTCCGGAGGAGCCAGTTTTTTGTTTGGGCGCACTGGATACAACGATGGTCAAGCACTGGTGAAGGTAGGAAGGTCGAACGATCCTACGCGTCGGCTGGCCGAAATCAACAACGGATTTCCACAACGATCAGTGGAAAGATGGGCGCTTGAGAACTTCCAAAAGTTCCCAAATGGCGAAACTGCCCACCGTGTTGAAACCAACATCAAGTCGGCGTTCGATGCCGAATTCACTTCTGAAGGTGGCGAATTCTTTAGCGGTGAATGGGCTTCCATGCAGAACAAATTTCAGAACATTTGTATTTCTTCGATGCCGCACATTCTCGGTGCCCCTGCAAAGGCCAAGGGTGTAAAGTGA
- a CDS encoding DUF5655 domain-containing protein, with product MSDLKLFHLNGSDAAEIPGSGLALEKSLQTLIEQNLETFLGVRFLASEFSTGAEHGGRMDTLGLDENGYPVIIEYKRSTNMNVINQGLFYLDWLVTHRGDFEMLVLKTFGAEAAQSVEWSSPRLICIAGDFSKYDEHAIKQMNHNIDLIRYVKFGDDLVLLEQINAAVAPTNGVLAPSGPKPAAGKAKYTTVSEHLEKADDDLTDLYEAVKEHLLSLGDDVQHKALRFYFAFKRIKNFACVEIKNQDKKVMVYLKVDPDSVDLDDGFTRDVRKIGHFGTGDLEVTIRSMDDFERAKPLIERSYEVA from the coding sequence ATGAGTGATTTAAAGCTGTTCCACCTAAACGGCTCCGATGCCGCCGAAATTCCCGGCAGCGGCCTGGCCCTTGAAAAATCCTTGCAGACGCTGATCGAGCAAAACCTGGAAACATTCCTTGGTGTTCGTTTTCTGGCGTCAGAATTCTCAACCGGTGCGGAACACGGTGGGCGGATGGACACGCTGGGTTTGGATGAGAACGGTTACCCCGTGATCATTGAATACAAACGGTCCACAAACATGAACGTCATTAACCAAGGGCTGTTCTATCTTGATTGGTTGGTCACCCATCGCGGTGATTTCGAGATGTTAGTGCTCAAGACCTTTGGTGCCGAAGCCGCGCAATCGGTTGAATGGTCATCCCCCCGTCTGATCTGCATCGCCGGTGATTTCAGCAAATATGACGAACACGCCATCAAGCAGATGAACCACAACATCGATCTGATCCGGTACGTGAAATTCGGCGACGATTTGGTGCTGCTCGAACAGATCAACGCGGCGGTTGCTCCGACGAATGGAGTCCTTGCACCGAGCGGACCGAAACCGGCTGCTGGCAAGGCCAAGTATACCACGGTGTCAGAGCATCTGGAGAAAGCGGATGATGACCTGACCGACCTTTACGAAGCCGTGAAGGAACATCTGCTGAGCCTTGGAGATGATGTCCAACACAAAGCACTGAGGTTCTATTTCGCCTTTAAGCGGATCAAGAATTTTGCCTGTGTCGAGATCAAGAACCAGGACAAAAAGGTCATGGTTTACCTGAAAGTTGATCCGGATAGCGTCGATCTGGACGATGGTTTCACACGTGATGTTCGAAAGATCGGTCATTTCGGGACTGGAGATTTAGAGGTCACAATTCGATCTATGGATGATTTCGAACGAGCCAAGCCGCTCATCGAACGCAGCTATGAGGTTGCCTGA
- a CDS encoding restriction endonuclease subunit S, whose product MTKDTASAHYPTKDLGSLVDFFDNRRKPITASKRESGDIPYYGANGVQGHVKDYLFDEPLILLAEDGGHFDDPARGIAYEITGKSWVNNHAHVLRAKEGVSQRYLLWVLRHYDVTPFISGSTRAKLTKGQAERIPIPVPESLAEQRRIAAILDKSDAIRRKREQALTLADDFLKSVFLEMFGDPHTNSGGWDVGVISDCLTSTVGGWSAKGEARPARSDELGVLKISAVTSGEYIPEENKTVSVVPEGKKLVVPQVGDLLFSRANTRELVAATCIVLDAPQNVFLPDKLWSLEVDPDEATAPYLKFVLTDPGYRYALCLRASGTSGSMLNISKAKLLDHPIPIPPIQKQKDFEKIWWRTQETVKRLKSELEMSNELFGSLSQRAFSGGL is encoded by the coding sequence ATGACTAAGGACACAGCGAGTGCCCACTACCCAACTAAGGACCTCGGAAGTTTAGTCGATTTTTTTGATAATCGCAGGAAACCAATCACAGCATCGAAGCGGGAAAGTGGCGATATACCATACTATGGTGCTAATGGCGTTCAAGGTCATGTTAAGGATTACCTGTTCGATGAACCTCTCATACTTTTAGCGGAGGACGGGGGACATTTCGACGACCCTGCGAGAGGGATTGCCTACGAGATCACTGGAAAGTCATGGGTGAATAACCATGCTCACGTGCTTCGAGCCAAGGAAGGTGTCAGTCAAAGGTATTTGCTTTGGGTACTGCGGCATTACGACGTAACACCCTTCATTTCTGGTTCAACGCGGGCAAAACTCACCAAGGGGCAGGCTGAAAGAATTCCAATTCCAGTCCCTGAATCCCTCGCGGAACAACGCCGGATCGCTGCGATATTGGACAAGTCGGATGCCATCCGCCGCAAACGCGAACAGGCGCTCACCCTCGCCGATGATTTCCTGAAATCGGTGTTTTTGGAGATGTTTGGCGATCCTCACACCAATTCCGGCGGCTGGGATGTCGGAGTAATCTCCGATTGCCTGACCAGCACCGTCGGTGGTTGGAGTGCTAAGGGTGAAGCTCGGCCTGCTCGGTCGGATGAACTAGGCGTTTTAAAGATCAGCGCAGTGACTTCCGGCGAGTACATTCCTGAAGAAAACAAAACCGTTTCCGTAGTGCCTGAGGGCAAAAAACTTGTGGTCCCCCAGGTTGGTGACCTGTTGTTCAGTCGTGCCAACACTCGTGAACTGGTCGCTGCGACCTGTATCGTCTTAGACGCCCCGCAGAACGTGTTCTTGCCAGATAAACTTTGGAGCCTCGAAGTTGATCCTGACGAGGCCACGGCACCATACCTTAAATTCGTGCTGACTGACCCCGGTTATCGCTACGCTCTGTGCTTACGTGCATCCGGCACCAGCGGATCGATGCTGAATATCTCCAAGGCGAAACTACTCGATCACCCAATCCCCATTCCACCGATACAAAAGCAGAAGGATTTTGAGAAGATATGGTGGAGAACTCAGGAAACCGTCAAACGGCTGAAGTCAGAGCTTGAGATGTCAAACGAACTATTTGGATCGCTCTCCCAACGTGCATTCAGCGGTGGTCTGTAG
- a CDS encoding recombinase family protein, translated as MYTCINGHYPYGHIGGVVATVFYARVSTLDQTLEHQVTQARKAGFVIDEVISDVGVSGVKHRLIDRPQGRRLFDILRAGDVLVVRWLDRLGRSYEDVTSTVREFMNSGVVVKTVINGMVFDGATKDPVQQAVRDALISFLAATAQAQSEATKIAQRAGIDAARRDERKYPGRKPSFDRDKFEVVCKLIEQGNGTTAVAKLTGLSRQAVLRIRDNRLGVEAALLRWGM; from the coding sequence ATGTACACCTGTATCAACGGACATTACCCATACGGACATATAGGAGGGGTAGTGGCCACAGTATTTTATGCTAGAGTTTCGACGCTTGACCAAACGTTGGAACATCAGGTGACTCAAGCACGAAAAGCAGGATTCGTGATAGATGAAGTAATTTCTGATGTTGGAGTCTCGGGCGTTAAACACCGTTTGATTGACCGCCCCCAAGGACGGCGACTTTTCGATATCTTGAGGGCCGGAGACGTTCTGGTTGTTAGATGGTTGGATCGATTGGGAAGGTCTTACGAAGACGTAACCTCAACGGTTCGGGAATTCATGAATTCTGGCGTGGTCGTAAAGACAGTTATCAATGGCATGGTCTTCGACGGAGCAACCAAGGACCCTGTACAACAAGCAGTCAGAGACGCCTTGATCTCATTTCTCGCCGCAACTGCTCAGGCTCAGTCAGAAGCAACAAAGATCGCGCAACGGGCTGGGATCGATGCTGCAAGGCGTGATGAACGAAAGTATCCGGGTCGAAAACCATCGTTTGACAGGGATAAATTTGAAGTTGTTTGCAAACTGATTGAACAGGGCAATGGAACTACCGCAGTAGCCAAGTTGACAGGGTTGTCTCGGCAAGCGGTATTGCGGATCAGGGATAATCGCCTGGGCGTTGAAGCGGCACTTCTACGATGGGGGATGTGA